Proteins from one Syntrophaceae bacterium genomic window:
- a CDS encoding ABC transporter permease, translated as MAVPLSYSFRNLWTRRLTTVLTVSGMALVVFVFATILMLAEGLQKTLVETGSYDNVVVIRKGSGSEVMSGVDRQQASVVEVQPEVAVGSDGRRLLVKELVVLIALPKRDTGQKSNVVLRGIMEASPALRPQVKIVAGRLPRMGTTEVMAGMGIVRGFRGVGMGETLCCGLRNWRIVGIFDAGTTGFNSEIWGDVDQFMQAFRRPVYSSVLFKLRDSAGFDAMKARIEKDPRLTLEARRETRYYLDQSEAMAKFLRILGLSLTVIFSLGAVIGAMITMYSAVANRTAEIGTLRALGFQRRSIVLAFLVESLLLGFLGGAVGLFFASFMQFVSVSTMNFQTFAELAFSFTLSPAIAVEAMLFSLGMGFVGGVLPAFRAARLNIVDALRAV; from the coding sequence ATGGCGGTTCCCCTTTCGTACAGCTTCCGGAATCTCTGGACACGGCGCCTCACGACGGTCCTGACCGTCTCCGGCATGGCACTGGTGGTCTTCGTATTCGCCACGATCCTGATGCTGGCCGAAGGACTCCAGAAGACCCTCGTGGAGACGGGTTCCTACGACAACGTGGTTGTCATCCGGAAAGGATCGGGATCCGAGGTCATGAGCGGCGTGGACAGGCAGCAGGCTTCCGTGGTGGAGGTCCAGCCGGAGGTGGCGGTCGGGTCCGACGGCAGGAGACTGCTCGTCAAGGAACTCGTCGTCCTGATCGCCCTGCCGAAGCGGGACACGGGGCAGAAGTCGAACGTGGTCCTCCGGGGGATCATGGAGGCCTCCCCGGCCCTGCGTCCCCAAGTGAAGATCGTGGCGGGGCGGCTTCCCCGCATGGGAACCACGGAGGTCATGGCGGGAATGGGGATCGTCCGGGGTTTCCGGGGCGTCGGGATGGGCGAGACCCTCTGCTGCGGGCTCCGGAACTGGCGGATCGTGGGGATCTTCGACGCCGGGACGACCGGATTCAACTCGGAGATCTGGGGGGACGTCGACCAGTTCATGCAGGCCTTCCGGAGGCCCGTGTATTCGTCCGTTCTGTTCAAGCTGCGGGACTCCGCCGGGTTCGACGCCATGAAGGCAAGGATCGAAAAAGATCCGCGCCTGACCCTGGAGGCAAGGCGGGAGACCCGCTACTACCTGGACCAGTCGGAGGCGATGGCCAAGTTCCTGCGGATCCTTGGCCTCTCGCTCACGGTCATCTTTTCCCTGGGGGCCGTCATCGGGGCCATGATCACCATGTACTCGGCCGTGGCGAACCGGACAGCCGAAATCGGGACGCTCCGGGCGCTGGGATTCCAGCGGCGGAGCATCGTCCTGGCCTTCCTGGTGGAGTCGCTGCTCCTCGGTTTCCTGGGCGGCGCCGTGGGGCTGTTCTTTGCCTCCTTCATGCAGTTTGTTTCGGTCTCCACGATGAATTTCCAGACCTTCGCGGAGCTGGCCTTTTCCTTCACCCTGAGTCCCGCCATTGCAGTCGAGGCGATGCTCTTTTCCCTGGGGATGGGCTTTGTGGGGGGTGTGCTGCCGGCGTTCCGGGCCGCCCGACTGAACATCGTAGACGCCCTGCGGGCGGTGTAA
- a CDS encoding ABC transporter ATP-binding protein: protein MTDSPPIVRIRDLCKAYRRGSLEVPVLYDISFDIRNGEFLSLMGPSGSGKSTLLNLIAGIDRADSGSILVDGVEITVLSETELAAWRAGSVGFIFQFYNLIPVLTALENVELPLHLSGLSKRERREHARMCLDLVNLSHRLDHYPGQLSGGEQQRVAIARAIVTDPSLLVADEPTGDLDRVSAAEILDLMARLNGQLGKTIIMVTHDPRAAQRAGVLRHLDKGVLSDDDPAHPL from the coding sequence ATGACCGACAGCCCGCCCATCGTCCGGATCCGCGATCTCTGCAAGGCCTACCGCCGGGGAAGCCTCGAAGTTCCGGTTCTGTACGACATCTCCTTTGACATCCGGAACGGTGAATTCCTCTCCCTCATGGGGCCTTCCGGATCGGGCAAGAGCACCCTCCTCAACCTCATCGCCGGGATCGACCGGGCCGACAGCGGCAGCATCCTCGTTGACGGCGTGGAGATCACGGTCCTCTCGGAGACGGAACTGGCGGCGTGGCGGGCCGGATCCGTGGGCTTCATCTTCCAGTTCTACAACCTGATCCCCGTCCTCACCGCCCTGGAAAACGTCGAGCTTCCCCTGCACCTCTCGGGCCTTTCGAAGCGGGAGCGGCGGGAGCATGCGCGGATGTGCCTGGACCTGGTGAACCTCTCCCACCGCCTGGACCACTACCCGGGACAGCTCTCCGGGGGCGAGCAGCAGCGGGTGGCCATCGCCCGGGCCATCGTCACGGATCCGTCCCTGCTCGTGGCGGACGAGCCGACAGGGGACCTCGACCGGGTCTCGGCGGCGGAGATCCTGGACCTGATGGCGCGGCTCAACGGGCAGCTCGGGAAAACCATCATCATGGTGACCCACGATCCCCGGGCCGCCCAGCGGGCGGGCGTTCTCCGGCATCTGGACAAGGGGGTGCTGAGCGACGATGATCCTGCGCATCCTCTTTAG
- a CDS encoding FtsX-like permease family protein, which translates to MILRILFRNAFRNRLRTGLTILGITVAILAFGLLRTVVSAWYAGVEAASAARLVTRNAVSLVFPLPLSYKEKIRQIPGVRGVSWGNWFGGIYIEEKNFFPNFAVDARTYLDLYPEFILPEDQLKSFLGDRKGFVAGRKIAAQFGWKPGDTVTLRGVIYPGNWDFVLRGIYRGRDKTIDETQFFFHWDYLNETMRRKFPGRADQVGFYMIGVTHPDLAAEVSSAIDETFRNSLAETLTETEKAFNLGFISMTSTIVMAIQLVSIVIIVIIMAVVANTMAMTTRERIGDYAILKTLGFGGRHIAALIFGEALVITLTGCALGMALTYPVARAFTESLPNFFPVFNVSSSTLVLDVAAALLVAGVAGIVPTRTAIGIRIADGLRRIG; encoded by the coding sequence ATGATCCTGCGCATCCTCTTTAGGAACGCGTTCCGGAACCGGCTCCGGACGGGGCTCACGATCCTGGGCATCACCGTTGCCATCCTGGCCTTCGGCCTCCTCCGGACCGTCGTCTCCGCCTGGTACGCCGGCGTGGAGGCCGCCTCGGCGGCCCGCCTGGTGACCCGGAACGCCGTCTCCCTCGTCTTCCCGCTCCCCCTTTCCTACAAGGAGAAGATACGCCAAATCCCGGGCGTCCGCGGTGTTTCCTGGGGAAACTGGTTCGGCGGCATCTACATCGAGGAGAAGAACTTCTTCCCGAATTTCGCCGTGGACGCCCGGACGTACCTGGACCTCTACCCGGAATTCATTCTTCCGGAAGACCAGTTGAAGTCCTTTCTGGGCGACCGGAAGGGGTTCGTGGCGGGGCGCAAGATCGCCGCCCAGTTCGGATGGAAGCCCGGGGATACGGTTACGCTCCGGGGCGTGATCTACCCCGGCAACTGGGACTTCGTCCTCCGGGGCATCTACCGGGGCCGGGACAAGACCATCGACGAGACCCAGTTCTTCTTCCACTGGGACTACCTGAACGAGACGATGCGGCGCAAATTCCCCGGGAGGGCCGACCAGGTAGGGTTCTACATGATCGGCGTGACCCATCCGGACTTGGCTGCGGAGGTGTCCTCGGCGATTGACGAAACCTTCCGGAACTCACTGGCAGAGACCCTGACGGAAACGGAGAAGGCCTTCAACCTGGGTTTCATATCCATGACTTCCACCATCGTCATGGCCATCCAGCTTGTCTCCATCGTGATCATTGTCATCATCATGGCCGTGGTGGCCAACACGATGGCCATGACGACGCGGGAGCGCATCGGCGACTACGCCATTCTCAAGACCCTGGGCTTCGGCGGCCGCCACATCGCCGCCTTGATCTTCGGCGAGGCTCTGGTCATTACACTGACGGGGTGCGCTCTGGGGATGGCCCTGACGTATCCCGTTGCGCGGGCGTTTACGGAGAGCCTGCCGAATTTCTTTCCCGTCTTCAACGTTTCCTCATCGACACTCGTCCTGGACGTGGCGGCGGCCCTGCTGGTGGCGGGTGTCGCAGGCATCGTTCCCACGCGAACGGCCATCGGGATCCGCATCGCCGACGGGCTCCGGAGGATCGGATAA
- a CDS encoding efflux RND transporter periplasmic adaptor subunit, translating to MAQDDLSGLKIDKSRKKQPLTGSRKWTAAAVVAVLMVGASILYALGVLTPSVTVETAAVSQVYPSQSLTVLNASGYVVAQRKAAVASKATGRLVALMVEEGSRVRKGQVIARLENEDVLAAKDQAAANRNVARANLEQVRAERDEANRDYGRNRRLVETGAVSRSAYDLAETRMRRAEAAVASAEATVRAAEAGLRGAESALDYTLIRAPFDAVVLTKNADIGDIVTPLGAAANAKAAVVTIADLGSLLVEVDVSESNIGRVKPDQPCEISLDAIPEMRFPGAVHTIVPTVDRSKASVMVKVRFLKPGDRLLPDMSAKVAFLSRPVAEGEEKPRLAVHRTAVIEKEGKRIVFIVRGDRAKQAIIGTGEALGDMVEVTGGVQTGDRVILKPPGRLRDGSRISVAEK from the coding sequence ATGGCCCAGGATGACCTTTCCGGGCTGAAAATCGACAAGTCCCGGAAAAAACAGCCCCTGACGGGATCCCGCAAGTGGACTGCCGCAGCCGTCGTGGCGGTTTTGATGGTGGGAGCGAGCATCCTCTATGCTCTGGGCGTCCTGACGCCGTCCGTCACGGTGGAGACGGCCGCGGTCTCGCAGGTTTATCCTTCCCAGAGCCTGACGGTCCTCAACGCCAGCGGTTATGTAGTGGCCCAGCGGAAAGCGGCGGTGGCATCAAAAGCCACCGGACGGCTGGTTGCACTCATGGTCGAGGAGGGAAGCCGCGTACGGAAGGGCCAGGTCATCGCCCGGCTCGAAAATGAGGATGTACTCGCGGCGAAGGATCAGGCTGCGGCCAATCGGAATGTTGCCCGAGCGAACCTGGAACAGGTCCGGGCGGAACGGGATGAGGCGAACCGGGACTATGGAAGGAACCGGCGCCTGGTCGAGACGGGAGCCGTATCGAGGTCGGCCTACGATCTGGCGGAGACGAGAATGCGCCGGGCCGAGGCCGCCGTGGCCTCCGCGGAGGCCACGGTCCGGGCGGCCGAGGCGGGTCTCCGGGGGGCGGAATCGGCCCTGGATTATACTCTCATCCGGGCGCCCTTCGACGCCGTCGTGCTGACCAAGAACGCCGACATCGGCGACATCGTCACGCCCCTCGGGGCGGCGGCCAATGCCAAGGCCGCCGTGGTGACCATCGCCGACCTGGGATCCCTGCTCGTGGAAGTGGACGTCTCGGAGTCCAACATCGGACGGGTCAAGCCGGACCAGCCCTGCGAAATCAGCCTGGACGCCATCCCGGAGATGCGTTTCCCCGGAGCGGTCCACACCATCGTTCCGACGGTCGACCGGAGCAAGGCCTCCGTCATGGTCAAAGTCCGTTTCCTGAAACCGGGCGACCGGCTCCTTCCGGACATGAGCGCCAAGGTGGCCTTCCTTTCCCGGCCGGTTGCGGAGGGGGAAGAAAAACCGCGTCTTGCCGTTCACCGCACCGCCGTGATCGAGAAAGAGGGGAAGCGGATCGTCTTCATCGTCCGGGGCGACCGGGCGAAACAGGCGATCATCGGGACCGGGGAGGCCCTGGGGGACATGGTCGAGGTGACCGGCGGAGTTCAGACGGGGGACCGGGTGATCCTGAAACCTCCAGGGCGGCTCCGGGACGGGTCCCGCATCAGTGTTGCCGAGAAATGA
- the panB gene encoding 3-methyl-2-oxobutanoate hydroxymethyltransferase — protein MSTHGKVNKVTTATVRDMKKKGEKITMITAYDYPTGAIVDEAGIDLILVGDSLGMVVLGYDSTLPVTMDVMIHHTKAVSRAVSRALVIGDMPFMSYQASADEAVRNAGRFLQEAGAQAVKLEGGREVAEVTRRIAAAGIPVMAHLGLTPQAVHQLGGYKVQGKGSEAANRILEDAKILEEAGAFSVVLECIPVELGRVISETLSIPTIGIGGGVHCDGQVLVLHDLLGMFERFTPKFVKKYANINTQMKEAVEKYIVEVRQGEFPGPEHSFL, from the coding sequence ATGAGCACCCACGGCAAGGTGAACAAGGTCACGACGGCAACGGTCCGGGACATGAAAAAGAAAGGCGAGAAGATCACCATGATCACCGCCTACGACTACCCCACCGGGGCCATCGTGGACGAGGCGGGCATCGACCTGATCCTCGTGGGGGACTCCCTGGGGATGGTGGTGCTGGGATACGACAGTACGCTCCCCGTGACGATGGACGTCATGATCCACCATACAAAAGCCGTCAGCCGGGCCGTCAGCCGGGCTCTCGTGATCGGTGACATGCCGTTCATGTCCTACCAGGCCTCGGCGGACGAGGCGGTCCGTAACGCCGGCCGCTTCCTCCAGGAGGCGGGCGCCCAGGCGGTGAAGCTCGAAGGGGGCCGCGAAGTGGCCGAGGTGACGCGCCGCATCGCCGCCGCGGGGATTCCCGTCATGGCCCACCTGGGCCTGACTCCCCAGGCGGTTCACCAGCTCGGAGGCTACAAGGTCCAGGGCAAGGGGAGCGAGGCGGCGAACCGGATCCTGGAAGACGCAAAGATCCTCGAGGAGGCAGGGGCCTTTTCCGTGGTTCTGGAGTGCATCCCGGTGGAGCTCGGCCGGGTGATCAGCGAGACCCTCTCGATACCCACCATCGGCATCGGCGGCGGCGTCCACTGCGACGGCCAGGTTCTGGTGCTCCACGACCTCCTGGGGATGTTTGAACGCTTCACACCTAAATTCGTCAAGAAGTACGCCAACATCAACACCCAGATGAAAGAGGCCGTGGAGAAGTACATCGTCGAGGTCCGGCAGGGCGAGTTCCCGGGACCGGAGCACTCTTTTCTTTAG
- a CDS encoding PAS domain S-box protein has protein sequence MRDRNPPGKKPSNKASRRRESLPKSGRPSLSVSPDSFPGIGSEKWDLGSLVDILPDPTFAIDRDGTVVAWNRAMSELTGIAAGEMIGKGDHEYSIALYGERRPILIDFILHPGSEWEGTYGGLVRTEEGRLIGESYMPNMRGARMYFLGNAAPLYDAGGNIRGAIETIHDLTARRQIEQALQESEEKYRTILEAMDEVYFEVDLAGNLTFFNRVLPEYAGYSEEELKGANYRMFLGEEAAPQVFPIFNRVFKTGLPERTSEWVMKRRDGRTLMVEAAIFLKRDAEGNPIGFRGAARDISERKRVESELRESEARYRTLAERSFAGVYVVQDGFFRYLNRNAASYAGYHPEELVGTSAADLVLPEDRERLRQFAQDMLKGLRSAPYEFRIRTKTGETCWIMETVTPIRFRGRPAILGNSMDISERKGVEAQLRYLSSHDVLTDLYNRAYFEEELSRMQRGRSFPVSIIMADLDGLKRMNDEEGHAAGDDLLRRAARVLQDSMRAEDVLARIGGDEFAALLPLSDHDVASSVIDRIRSNLDQHNRVHAGPALSISMGMDTGQKGADLTLIMQAADRFMLIEKARKKAANPLLGRGGEHGPG, from the coding sequence ATGAGAGACAGGAATCCCCCCGGAAAAAAGCCGTCCAACAAGGCCTCGCGGAGAAGGGAGTCCCTTCCGAAATCCGGCAGGCCCTCCCTTTCCGTATCTCCCGATTCATTTCCCGGGATTGGCAGTGAAAAGTGGGATCTGGGAAGCCTCGTCGATATCCTTCCCGATCCGACGTTCGCCATCGACCGGGACGGCACCGTTGTGGCCTGGAACCGGGCCATGTCGGAGCTGACCGGAATCGCCGCCGGGGAGATGATCGGAAAGGGCGACCATGAATATTCGATCGCCTTGTACGGTGAACGGCGTCCCATCCTCATCGATTTCATTCTCCATCCCGGAAGCGAATGGGAGGGAACATACGGCGGCCTGGTGAGGACCGAGGAAGGGCGTCTCATCGGTGAGTCATACATGCCGAATATGAGAGGCGCCCGGATGTACTTCCTCGGAAACGCAGCTCCCCTCTACGATGCCGGCGGAAATATCCGGGGCGCCATCGAAACGATCCACGACCTGACGGCGCGACGGCAGATCGAACAGGCCCTTCAGGAAAGCGAGGAAAAATACCGGACCATCCTGGAGGCCATGGACGAGGTTTATTTCGAGGTCGACCTGGCAGGGAACCTGACCTTTTTCAACCGCGTGCTTCCTGAGTATGCCGGGTACAGCGAGGAGGAGCTGAAGGGGGCGAATTACCGGATGTTCCTCGGCGAGGAGGCAGCCCCGCAGGTGTTTCCAATCTTCAACCGTGTTTTCAAGACGGGACTCCCGGAACGGACGTCGGAATGGGTCATGAAGCGAAGAGACGGCCGGACCCTCATGGTGGAAGCGGCCATTTTCCTGAAACGGGATGCCGAAGGGAATCCCATCGGATTCCGTGGGGCCGCCAGGGACATCTCGGAGCGGAAACGGGTGGAGAGCGAACTGCGCGAGAGTGAAGCACGATACCGGACGCTGGCGGAGCGCTCGTTTGCCGGCGTTTACGTTGTCCAGGACGGATTTTTCCGCTACCTGAACCGAAATGCCGCCTCCTATGCGGGGTATCACCCGGAGGAACTGGTCGGTACGAGCGCTGCGGACCTGGTCCTTCCGGAAGACCGGGAGCGATTGCGGCAATTTGCCCAGGACATGCTCAAAGGACTGCGTTCTGCCCCCTATGAGTTCCGGATCCGCACGAAGACGGGGGAAACCTGCTGGATCATGGAAACCGTCACACCGATCCGGTTCCGCGGGCGACCCGCCATTCTCGGGAATTCCATGGACATCTCGGAGCGGAAGGGTGTGGAGGCGCAGCTTCGCTATTTGAGCTCCCATGACGTTCTCACGGATCTCTATAACCGGGCTTATTTCGAGGAAGAGCTGAGTCGCATGCAGAGGGGCCGGTCCTTCCCCGTCAGCATCATCATGGCCGACCTGGACGGCTTGAAAAGAATGAACGACGAAGAGGGGCATGCTGCCGGAGACGATCTCCTGAGACGGGCCGCCCGGGTTCTGCAGGATTCCATGCGGGCGGAGGACGTCCTGGCCCGGATCGGCGGGGACGAATTCGCGGCTCTCCTTCCATTATCGGATCACGACGTCGCCTCCTCCGTCATCGACCGCATCCGGAGTAACCTGGATCAGCATAACCGCGTGCATGCCGGTCCCGCGCTGAGCATTTCCATGGGCATGGACACGGGACAGAAGGGGGCGGACCTGACCCTGATCATGCAGGCGGCGGACCGGTTCATGCTCATCGAGAAGGCCAGGAAGAAAGCTGCGAATCCGCTTCTGGGAAGGGGAGGGGAACATGGCCCAGGATGA
- the rnhA gene encoding ribonuclease HI, whose amino-acid sequence MVPNRNSVTIFTDGACLGNPGPGGWGVVLLSGSHRKELSGGCRLTTNNRMELQAAIQGLQALKKPCEGTLITDSQYVFNGIDKGWARRWKEKNWMRTRREKAQNADLWQELLDLCERHRVRFQWVRGHAGNVENERCDRLAQEAARLPNLPPDPGYRP is encoded by the coding sequence ATGGTCCCGAACCGCAACAGCGTCACCATCTTCACCGACGGAGCCTGCCTGGGAAATCCCGGACCGGGAGGCTGGGGCGTCGTTCTTCTTTCCGGCTCGCACCGGAAGGAGCTGTCCGGCGGCTGCCGGCTGACGACGAACAACCGCATGGAGCTCCAGGCGGCCATCCAGGGTCTCCAGGCCCTTAAGAAACCGTGCGAAGGCACACTCATCACCGATTCACAGTACGTCTTCAACGGCATCGACAAAGGCTGGGCCAGGCGCTGGAAGGAGAAGAACTGGATGCGCACCCGGCGGGAAAAGGCCCAGAACGCCGATCTCTGGCAGGAACTCCTGGACCTGTGCGAACGCCATCGGGTCCGCTTCCAGTGGGTTCGCGGTCACGCAGGGAACGTGGAAAACGAACGGTGCGACCGCCTCGCCCAGGAAGCGGCCCGGCTGCCCAACCTGCCGCCAGACCCGGGTTACCGGCCCTAG
- a CDS encoding DUF2520 domain-containing protein — MTSHQDSSRVRITVIGLGKVGTAMAVLLQKAGYPLAALYDVSPEARERAVSATGAFAAAGSAEAASRGDAVFITTGDDRILPVCREIASGKGFRKGQTAVHMSGAGGLDLLQPAREAGAFRASIHPMQAFADSAMALQNLPGSIFGVTADEPAREWAVRIVQHLGGTPFFVAEENKALYHAAACMASNYLVTLIRQVEKVFESIGMDREAAVRAIWPLVAGTLKNIETMGTVQALTGPVARGDAGTIDKHLAAFREKLPHLLETYCVLGKRTVELARMKGTLSPEQAERLYSIFSGGTP; from the coding sequence ATGACCTCCCACCAAGACTCCTCCAGGGTTCGCATCACCGTCATCGGCCTCGGCAAGGTGGGTACTGCCATGGCCGTCCTGCTTCAGAAGGCTGGATATCCCCTGGCGGCCCTTTATGATGTCTCTCCGGAGGCCAGGGAAAGAGCCGTCTCGGCAACGGGCGCCTTCGCGGCCGCCGGATCGGCCGAGGCGGCATCCCGGGGAGACGCCGTGTTCATTACCACGGGCGATGACAGGATCCTCCCGGTCTGTCGCGAAATCGCGAGCGGGAAAGGATTCCGGAAGGGACAGACGGCGGTTCACATGAGCGGCGCCGGCGGGCTTGACCTCCTCCAGCCCGCGCGGGAGGCCGGTGCGTTCAGGGCCAGCATTCATCCGATGCAGGCCTTCGCCGACTCCGCCATGGCGCTTCAGAACCTTCCCGGCAGCATCTTCGGCGTCACCGCCGACGAACCCGCCCGGGAATGGGCCGTCCGGATCGTGCAGCACCTTGGCGGCACCCCCTTCTTCGTCGCCGAGGAAAACAAGGCCCTCTATCACGCCGCCGCCTGCATGGCATCGAATTACCTGGTCACCCTGATCCGCCAGGTCGAGAAAGTCTTCGAATCCATCGGTATGGACAGGGAGGCGGCGGTCCGGGCCATCTGGCCCCTGGTTGCGGGAACGCTCAAGAACATCGAGACCATGGGAACGGTCCAGGCCCTCACCGGACCCGTGGCGCGGGGGGACGCCGGAACCATTGACAAGCACCTCGCGGCCTTCCGGGAAAAACTGCCGCACCTCCTGGAGACCTACTGCGTCCTGGGAAAACGAACGGTGGAACTGGCCCGGATGAAAGGAACCCTTTCCCCTGAGCAGGCCGAACGTCTTTATTCCATTTTTTCGGGAGGAACTCCATGA
- a CDS encoding thiamine diphosphokinase: MGRIVFILSGGPIPDPEFLRERIASIGPAAILCADGGARHAYGLGVIPEAIVGDMDSLDDEAARYFFDKGCRFLRHSREKDETDTELALAEALGMKPDAVWIFGALGRRLDHTLANLSLLACEAASGFDVRLMDPFCEAFLVRDMQILEGEPGQTVSVFPLGDAAEGITLEGFEYPLDGATMKPGKPYGVSNRLLAARGVIRVRKGALLVIRYFEAGVFPAGD, encoded by the coding sequence ATGGGGCGAATCGTTTTCATTCTGTCGGGGGGGCCCATTCCGGACCCGGAGTTTCTCCGGGAGAGAATCGCTTCGATCGGTCCTGCGGCGATCCTCTGCGCCGACGGCGGTGCTCGTCACGCTTACGGACTGGGCGTGATTCCCGAGGCGATCGTCGGCGACATGGATTCCCTGGACGACGAAGCGGCACGCTACTTTTTTGACAAGGGGTGCCGGTTCCTCCGGCATTCCCGGGAGAAGGACGAAACAGATACGGAACTGGCGCTGGCAGAGGCCCTGGGCATGAAACCCGACGCCGTCTGGATCTTCGGCGCCCTGGGACGAAGGCTGGACCACACCCTGGCCAACCTGTCGCTTCTGGCCTGCGAGGCCGCATCGGGGTTCGACGTCCGCCTGATGGATCCCTTCTGCGAGGCCTTCCTCGTCCGGGACATGCAAATCCTGGAAGGGGAGCCGGGACAGACGGTTTCCGTCTTTCCTCTCGGCGATGCGGCGGAGGGAATTACCCTGGAAGGATTCGAATACCCCCTGGACGGGGCGACAATGAAGCCCGGGAAACCTTATGGAGTCAGCAACCGTCTTCTCGCCGCCCGGGGAGTGATCCGGGTCCGCAAGGGGGCGCTTCT
- a CDS encoding TatD family hydrolase yields MLIDSHAHLEMRDFDPDREEVVRRAVESGVSTMVTVGTNLRDCRKAVAIAAKFREVYAAIGIHPHDAGSIDDETYRKIRKLAEEPKVVAYGEIGLDFFRNRSPREVQLRRFSEQLELAAELNLPVIIHDREAHRETLRTLRTWKGQKPVVIHCFSGDAVMAQECVSRGYYISIAGPVTYPKNDKLAEVVRQIPLERLLVETDCPYLTPQAHRGKRNEPAHVLFTARKVAEIRGLSLEEVAEATSRNARLVFNIP; encoded by the coding sequence ATGCTGATTGATTCGCATGCCCATCTCGAGATGCGAGACTTCGATCCCGACCGGGAGGAGGTCGTCCGGCGGGCCGTGGAGAGCGGTGTCTCGACCATGGTCACCGTGGGGACGAACCTCCGCGACTGCCGGAAGGCCGTCGCCATCGCCGCGAAGTTCAGGGAGGTATACGCCGCCATCGGGATCCACCCCCATGACGCCGGCAGCATCGACGACGAGACCTACCGGAAGATCCGGAAACTGGCTGAAGAACCGAAGGTCGTCGCCTACGGGGAGATCGGCCTCGATTTTTTCCGGAACCGTTCTCCCCGGGAGGTCCAGCTCCGCCGCTTCTCCGAGCAGCTTGAACTGGCAGCGGAATTGAACCTGCCGGTGATCATCCACGACCGGGAGGCCCATCGCGAGACGCTGAGGACGCTGCGGACCTGGAAGGGGCAAAAGCCGGTTGTCATCCATTGCTTTTCCGGAGATGCCGTCATGGCGCAGGAATGCGTCTCCCGGGGGTATTACATTTCCATTGCCGGTCCGGTTACGTACCCGAAGAACGACAAACTGGCGGAGGTGGTCCGACAGATCCCCCTGGAGCGGCTGCTCGTCGAGACGGACTGTCCCTATCTGACCCCCCAGGCCCACCGGGGCAAGAGGAACGAGCCGGCCCATGTCCTGTTCACGGCCCGCAAGGTGGCCGAGATCCGGGGACTCTCCCTGGAGGAAGTTGCGGAGGCGACTTCGAGGAACGCCCGCCTGGTCTTTAACATTCCGTAA
- a CDS encoding MBL fold metallo-hydrolase yields MRHRKAGRVADGIWYLGREETGLYLLEGTRESMLVSGGMVYILPEVVRQLESFGIDRGRITRILILHAHFDHLGVIPWWKRTFPSMEVLASARAWEVLAMPKAVATINEFSRMVTDRMGLQEGLKSFDHAWRDDVAGRTVCEGDRIDLGGLEVRIFETPGHSSCSISAYVRVRKALFASDGGGIPFKDFSIPLGNSDFTRFEESLEKLRGLEVERLCADHYGFVTGPEAAGFIGQTLDEARSLRRVMEEALERYGGVEDAARVLTADLYGRHPDYFMSPEITEGIFRQMIRHVADRTPMS; encoded by the coding sequence ATGAGACACCGGAAAGCCGGAAGGGTGGCCGACGGGATCTGGTACCTGGGGCGGGAGGAAACAGGGCTTTACCTCCTGGAGGGAACCCGGGAATCCATGCTCGTGAGCGGAGGGATGGTCTACATTCTGCCGGAGGTTGTCCGCCAGCTGGAATCCTTCGGGATCGACCGTGGGCGCATCACCCGGATCCTGATCCTCCACGCCCACTTCGACCACCTCGGCGTCATCCCCTGGTGGAAGCGGACCTTCCCAAGCATGGAGGTCCTGGCCTCCGCCCGGGCCTGGGAGGTTCTGGCCATGCCGAAGGCCGTCGCTACGATCAACGAATTCAGCCGGATGGTCACGGATAGGATGGGTCTACAGGAGGGGCTGAAGAGCTTCGACCATGCCTGGCGGGACGACGTGGCGGGCCGGACGGTCTGCGAGGGAGACCGGATCGACCTGGGGGGGCTGGAGGTCCGGATTTTCGAAACGCCGGGCCACTCATCGTGCTCGATCTCCGCATACGTTCGGGTGCGGAAGGCCCTCTTCGCCTCCGACGGCGGCGGTATCCCCTTCAAGGATTTCTCGATTCCCCTGGGAAACTCCGATTTCACCCGATTCGAGGAGAGCCTCGAGAAACTCCGGGGGCTGGAGGTGGAACGCCTGTGTGCGGACCATTACGGATTTGTGACCGGGCCGGAGGCGGCGGGATTCATCGGGCAGACCCTCGACGAGGCGCGCTCTCTGCGGAGGGTTATGGAAGAAGCCCTGGAGCGGTACGGCGGCGTGGAGGACGCCGCGCGGGTCCTGACGGCCGACCTGTACGGAAGGCATCCGGATTACTTCATGTCGCCGGAGATCACCGAAGGCATCTTCCGGCAGATGATCCGCCACGTCGCGGATAGAACGCCGATGTCCTGA